The genome window GCCCCATGCCTCGGGGTGTCACTTGCGCCGTGGTCAGCAGAGGGCGAACAATCTCATCAGGGCCTTCTCCTGAATCATCACCCTCGTCAATGACAATCACAAGTTGTAGTGTGTGTGGCGAGGCCGGAAAGCTAGGTATGCGCTCTAACTTTTCGCTGAATGAGCAGCCGCCGCGACGAATGACAATTATTTGATGTTGGCGAGACGATGACTCGGGCAAGGGGGCACCACATGcttcaccaccgaggaagaCGGTTTTCCAAGGAAAGTTGGCGACGGGCTTGCGGGAGTTGTAGCTGGGTGAACCGACCATCGGTGTATCGATAATGGGCGGCAGAGGAAAAGCGCCGGGGCCGGTAGATGTGTAGGCCGTCCAACGGAGTATAGTGGGGCCGGGACCATCCATCTCCGTCTCCGGGAGATCGGTATATGCGGGTTCAAAGACGGAGCTCACGGCACGGAGAAGCGACTTGAGGAGCGATTCCGAAGGAAGAGCCGCATGACTCGGAAGAATCTCACTGGATACGTTGACGCCCTGGGCGGGTGCTGGAGCACTGGCATTCGACTTCTCTGGTGTATCGAGGAGAAGGTCAATCTCAACGATGTCCTTTCGTCGAATACAAGTAAATGCATCGTCTTTGTAAGATCTCACATGCTCTGCATGAAAGAAGACATTCTCGTGACGACCAAGCTCTCTACTTGCTGCGTGTGTAATTCTCCAGGATCGATCTGCAACCTTACCGCCCTTCTGCTGTTCCAATTGAAGCCGCATGCCATCAAGGTTGCGGACCGTTGGTCCGTTGTGGCTGTACCACACGAGAGACGTCCCGAAACGAGACACAAGCGAGCTTGCCGTGTCACCGGGTGGAAACTCTATCCATGTCATGACGCGCTCAACGGGCGCGGCGCATACGCCGTCATGCGGTAGCATTGTTGGCGGTAACGTCCATGGAAACATTGTGTGATTGGTTTTAGCTCTATATCTCGTCACATGCCCTTTCTTCCGATCGAAGACTTCTACGGCTTCAAGGGGTCCATGAACATTGGGAGTATTGTGCAAGTCCACGAATAGTGCGACACTGAAAAGGTCAGGACGAGCAGCCGTAGCTGACCCGGAAAGACCTGGAACTGTAGGTACCGGACATGAGTGCGTGAAGCTCTCATCAATTGTGTCGTTCTTGGATACGACACGTTTCGATAACGAATGTCGTCGAGTCGGCTTCTGACGGCTGCGCTTGGGGATAATAAGGGGGTGACCCTCCGTAGAAAAGACAAACGCAGCATCAACCTTGTTGAGAGCATGGTCTGGGTCGAAGAGGAGGTACATGTACTTTGTTGTTTCGCCAAGGAAGAAGCTCTCCATGCGGTCAGAGAGCTCTCCTGTTCTCACGTCTTGAAGACCAGCCCATCCACATGGAGCACGACATCGTCGCTCAATGTCTTTAAGAACCATTTCTCCGACATGCAAGTACCATGGGTCTTGTGTGGCACggtatatataatatgtTGACTCTATGAACTCGGGACGGCCTGGCCACCAACCGAGCCCCTGATCAACAGTGTTTTCGCGGACAGACCACCGCTCAGGCAAAGCAGCATAACGCGTCCAGAGAGCAGTATAAACAAGATTTGCCTCTACGGCTTCATCGACCTCGCCAGCCATAGCTAACAGACCCGGGTAGAAGGCACCCAAGCTATCAATCCACATAGTATATGGTTGCCCAGTTGTGCGATGATTATTCGAGTAGTATGGATAATGACTTCTGTCGGTGTACAAATATCGCTTGACAGAGGCGTGTGCCTGATGCCATGCATCCAAGAACGCCTCAGAGGTCTGTAGCTCGGTAGGCAGAGGAGGGTGGAGGACGTTGGGGTCGAGCCACTCAGTGCTGCTCTGTCGACTAGTGGTCGACTTGTTGGGCATGCCGTGTCCTGAAAGCAGGATATGGCTCTTCAAAGCATATTCGAAGAAGCTATCCATACCAGCACCAATCCCGGCGTGTGGCCCTATCCACTGCCCACCCTCTGCGTCCAGGCCGTTACCGACGAGTCCAATTTCACTCCTTCGTCCCCAGACTGCCCAGAAAGCCCTCTTGGCCGCTTGCTCGAATCGAACGTCTCCTGATAAACGACTGAGAACTGTGAACTCTAGGGTAAGACTTCCAGCGCCGGCACTGCAAGTCTCGGTGATCTCCCCTGAAGCAGTCTCAGGTTTGCCCTCCATGTGACGAAAGAGGGGCGAGTTTGTATAGAAAGGAATCCCATGTCGAAGATTGACCCGAGGATATGGAATGCCGGTGTCTGTGTAAAATGCTGGGAGAAGCCTTTGTCCAAGATCGAGGGCCAGCCTTAAAAGTTGACCATCGTATTTGAAACCATTCGGCCAGGTTATAGGTGCCAGTTCAAGGGGGTCGTCCGCCTGAGTCGCCCAGGCTGGCTGCACAGTATACCCGTTGATAGGCAGCTCTCCTATGGCAAAAAGATGCGCACTGAGAAGGCCACCCAATCCACGTATTACGGTCTCAAAAACCTGAACCTTGCTGTCGAGGTCAAATCCAATCGCTCGAATGCCCTGGCCCGAAACACCTGGTCGTCCATCACCATAGTATCGCACAAAATCCGCTATTCCATCTTGGAAATCGCTCAGAGCTTTCGACCCTGTCCCTGACGCATCTTCGGGTCCTCCGGCGAGGATCGCAAGTGTCGATAGACTATCAATGAGAGTAAGGGAGTAATTTCCTAGGGCATCGTTCAGTCCGATATGGGCGGGATTTTCTCGATCTCGGGTCAGGGGCGAGCACGTCAAAGGTCGAAGCTGTGGAAAAAGTACAGTCAGCTTTGAACGGTGATCAGCTGCGATACCAGACaaacctcatcctcaggAAATGCATGTTTCATGTAATTGCCAAAGCCATGATAGAACATATCGACTGTTTGTTGGCGCAACCGCACAAGGTGGTCCTGCCGCATTGCTTGAGCCGTCCATGATAGTGAGGCCCAGATCAAGAGCTGCACCCACACCAATAACATCATGCCTCCTGGCTCAAATAGCCAATGCCTAGGCCTCCGAGACATTGGCCAGGGGAAAATGGCACTCGAGAGCTACTGGGCTCATCGAGGGAAGCCTAAGAACAGCGAAACCGACTGTAAACCATACAGGTAATATGCGGAACGCCTCGAATATGACGCGCGACAGACGCTTGGCGTCGCGATTTGAAAGTCTGGAGGAGACGAAATCCTCACGAATTCGTGGTGACAGTTGTTTCCTGTCATCATCGCGCCACATGTGGCTAGCCGTGCTGTGGCGTTTCGTGAACTGTGGTCCAATCAGGTACCGTACTTAAGGGAGGCTCTTTCCCAAACAGAGTCTCCGTGAAGTCAAATATCTTGAGAGCTTCGACAGACCTGGAGGTTATTCTTTACTACTCTAATCTCATAACAGATTATCTTTACTTCGCTTCTATGTAGGTCAACAGTGCTTGCATTATCAAACTCAATTTGATCATGGTAGCCTCGTCCCTTCCTATCTATCAGTCATCAAAATCACCTTCCTTGTCATTCGTCAATACTATAACACACCCCGAATTTCGATGCAACACAAACACTAAGGTAACGACGagccaacaacatcattcaGAAGCAGAAAACTCTCTCTCAGCACTAGTTGCCACATGCTCACATCTTTACCCCTCTTAACTCCTTTGTTTCGACGCCTTCTCCGAAGACTTAATCTCACTAAATCACAGCCAGAATACGCGAAGCCCACTCAAGTTTATGCCAAGATAAAAGGTCACGATGAGAACATCATAAGTGTGCCAGCGCGTCACATCCCTGGCGCTAAGGCGAGAACAGGGAGGGTCCCTTGGATGAACGTCACTTTTGATCTAACCATATTGAAGCGTCAAGCGGCAATCAGCCAGCCGTCTGAAGCGCTGGCTGTAACTCAACGTTGGTTATGCCCTGAACTGCTCAGGCGACAAACGTTAAACGCGTTTCGAGTCATCAAATCGTTATCTCTCATCACACCGTCACGCACAATAGAATCTCAAGCGCAGTTTGGCTGGCGTTGGCCCCATTCGTCCGTGATCACTCGCTGGTGAACTTTCTGGACCTCAATACTCAAGGCGCCTAGGGATCGAAACATGCGCCTGTCCTGTCTGTGCTCGGGGAAACAGAATCAGATCAGTCCCCACTTGAGTTCCTTTGAAGATCCTCTGCTACAGGATAGATTCATTGTTAACGGCAAGCCACGCGGACTGCTAGTGACTCCTAGCGCGTCATCGGGATCTTCTTTTCCGCTGAGTCTTGACCTAAGCTATATCTGGTTACTATACCAAGCCAAGGACCCTGGAGATGCGATGAGCAGCGAGGTCCGACATGAACGTTCAGCTGCGCTCACTCTCAAATTACCTTGCTTCTAGTCCGGCAACACTGCTGCAATGTTCCGTCTCCGCCATCCAGTCCCTATGGTATGACTTCACTgttgaaaaaaaaaaagaaccCAGAATCGGTAATTTGCACAGCTTCCTGTTGCAACTCCACGACATCTTGTTGTTCCACTGCCATAGCGCATTTCAACTACTGTTACATTCTTACTCGGCTCTTTTTAAGAGTGCAATATAATCCGCTGGAGTATCATGTTGAACAATCGCTGGTCCTTCCAACAATGGAAACGTGGAAGTACCCTCACCACGTTTCTTTAAGTCCCTATGGTCTTGCCAGGGAGCCAGATCAACCATATCCTTAATTGGCAGGTCGAAATACCGAATCAGAACAACTGAAAAATCGGGGTTTGCTGCCTTGACAAGCCTTCACATTCTGAATTGGAGAGCTTCGTCCTCCCAGTCTTGACATACTTCTCAAGACCCGCAGGCTTCTACTGCCACGACTCCGAGTGGTTTGACTTCTGCCATTTTTGGTAAGATTCTCTCTTGGGTTTCTATTCCCCCAATATAAACCTCTGCAACACTTTCACTGCAATATTCCATCCTATTTCAACTGCGGCGGTCAAGCAAAGGCAGGCCGTCAGCCAGTTATCGGTCTCTTCTGAGGTTTGACATTGCCGAACTGTCAAACGGCGTGATCTGCATCGGGGGGCTAGAAACCTGGATCCCTGGCGGCTAGGTTAAGGGTGTCCGCGAACGGGGCCACTAGTTTAGGCTCGAGGAGGCCCTGTCAAGCTTGTCTCGACACCCTCCCGGCTTCCGAGGGCACCCTGAATCCTTGCCAACCTGAACCCAGTTACATGCAAGTTGCAGCGAGAATCAAATTTACTTGAAGCGCAATTTTCCAAACTGTCGGGTCTACACAAGGACAAGTTTGTCAATACGAGCTATGTGTTGTCTCACTCACGCTCCGCCCCCTTTCTCAGTCTTTCCAGGTCTTTCGCATTCCCCCCTTGCTTTCGTGGCAGCGAAACACGCCATCTTGTCAATTCCAAAATCGCCAATCTTAAGAGCACCCAACCAGATGTTATCTCAAAAGTCTGACCCCAGATTTTGTGTGAAGCCACTCAAGTCACTTGACTTCCCGCCCGCCCATACAATTACCTCTCAAACTTGGCAATATCTTCGGAAGCAGTGAAGACATAGATAGATACTACAAGAGCATTGGGGAGACGTGATACGACGCAGAATTCCTTCTTATACAAAGATGCCGGGTTCTTTACGAAGCTCTATCTTAAACAATTCCTTGGGGTATATGAAAGGACTCTTATATGGAAAATACAAAAAAATGAGGGGCTCTTcgttgagaagatgaagttgTCTATAATGCCATTCCCGAAAATgagtcagaagttttctgTTTTCACGACCCTCTGCGTCCTCCATACATCGTCTGTGTTGgactcaatctcatcaaggGTTGCATGCGATTGTTTTGTGGTGGCATTGCTCCCGGTTCCATCTTCATTTGTTGGTCCCACATATGTGCGCTCATCATGTGGCCTCCAgggccatcttcttccatcttgatATTGGGAAGGCCATGCACCTGGTTAATaacctcatcttcatgagTGTTGTGGGATCCGACGCTCATCATCTCGTCGTGCTCATCACCGCGGCCAGTGCGCTTCCTTGTTTGAACCGACTTGCGTCGTCTTCTGATATTGAGATCCCCATGGGATTCCATGTAAATCCCCTCCTCGAGCTTTAGATCGTTGACAACTTTGACTTCTATGTCGCTAGCATTCAATCGCATATTTCGGGAACCCCCTAATTCGTGAAAGGTCTCAAGCATCATCTGATAACGACTCTTCTCGACGATCTTATAAGCCTCTCGAAGCAAGTCCTCCTTAAAATAGTTAGCAAAGTCCTCCGGGTTCTGAAGCCAAAAGACTTACATCTCTAGATAACCACTCAATGTACTTGGACCGGCCTCGTTTGAATTTCATCTGAAGCATTTCCTTACCGGGGCACTTCTGGAAACGACTCTTATAATCGCTCTGGATGCTCTCCCACATATCCTGACCCTTTTGGTTGCGGTGCTCCCAGCGAGATTCGAATATGCAGCGCTCCTCATCGGGACAGGTACTCTTGAGTGTTGGCGGGACCTCTTCTCCAAAGCAATTCTTGTGCTCGTCGACAGGCTCTTCAGCAGCTGCACTTCTAGAGGCTCCTGACCTCTTGGTTGTGCGCTTTTTGACGCGGCCAGGGGCGTGTAAGGCAGATCTTCGACGAGGGGATCCAGTCATGGAGCGTGGAACATCTGAAGGTAATCCGTGCAGTCCTGTCTCTTCTGGGCTTCTTCGGCGGTACTGAGGTGGATGATGCTCGGCCAGAAGAGGAGCAGGCGCCATTTCGCGATGATGCATGCCCATTGGAATATGATGATTgtccctcatcatcatgtgGTCTTGGTGCTCAATTGGAGGCGCCATATTGACGTAATAAGGGTTGCTCATAGGTTGCGGTTCTGGTCCGTTTGAGACACCAAAAGCTCCCATATAGGGCTCTGGGGGCCCGGGGGTTCGACGTCCATCGTGGACATAATTGGCATGAAGGAATTCCCCTCCAGCGACCGGAGCTTGAGAGGTCATGGGCGAACTCGCTTGTGGGGATTGGCTATTAACGTCAAATTGTCCTGCccactgctgctgatgatACATTCTGGAACTCCCAGGAGGGCTAGGGTGTTGATTAGGTGTGCTTGGAGGCGGAGGATATTGTGATGCAATTTTTGACACGCCGTGCAAAGGAGGAGATCCCACGACTGAGATAGGAGTTAAGAGGTTTGGATCGCACTGGCCAGAAATGCTGTTGAAAGGTGAAGAAACCTACAAGAACAAGCGTCAGTTTTACAAAAGGACTATTGGGGGCAGAGCTTTGGATCTATGGCAGCGCTATAAAGACTCTGCCAAGTCCACGTCCGCTCCGGATGAAGCTCGACTTACAGATGAGTAGGATGTCAGATCGTGGTAAGGGGAAGTCTCAGTTGTCGGAATTGAGTCGTGCAAACTGGGAGCTCCCGAAAGACCATCCGGCTGGGGTAGACCTGGGGCAATATACTGCTGCTCGACCATGATCATGTGGGTATCAAATTGGGGGATTGGACAATCGAAGTCCAAATCGGTTGGTTTATGTTATAGGCGGGGCTGAATAACAGAAATGGGTGCTTCTGTGAGTGGTGGGGAGCTGTTGATGCTGTGGCTGCAAGTTCAAGATTCAGACCGAGACTGATAATGGCACATTTATGACCAGAACCCAAGATACTTCAAGAAGGCATCAAGACCCGGCGAGGCAGATATGGAAGAACGAGGTGCAAGACGATTCAGCCTTTTCTGGCCGCGGCCGCTTTTTGAAGACCTGGGGGGGTCAGAGATCGAGGCCAAGAGAGTGCAAGGGCAGGAAGGAGGAGTTGAAGGGAAACAGAGCCTTGTGGGGTCACAGACGGGCCGGCCGCTTTGTATAAATGGtgtttggagatgaagagcaGTGGAGTGCAGATCGTTGGAGTGTATGTAGGTTTGGTGTACATGGAGGTCAGCCTGAGAGACAGCAGTAACGAAGTACCAGGACATTTTTAAGAGCCGTTCTTTTGGCAAGCCCAGGACGAGATGGACGAGCCAGAGACAGGCCTCGGTGCCAGGGGCAAATGGGGGAAGGACTGGGGGTGTCGAGCAGAGGGATCAAGCCCCAAGTACAGTATGGGTACGGCCTGGCATTGCCTTGAACCTAGGAAGTGGAGGGCTTAAGCTGTGAGGGCTCGGGGCTCAATATCCTCCGCCATGCCAAGATACTGGAGCTGTCGTGCATAACAATAGCCGCCGAGGGGTCTAAAGCAGCGAAAGAAACGGGCTGGAAATAGAGAAAGACTAAGGGCAGAACAGAGGACGTGCATGGTCGTGCATGGTATGCCCGTGGAGATGACACTGGGATGGCTTAAAGGATGGAGGGGAATCATCGCGACCATCGCGGCTTCAAGGGCGTGTGTGGGAGTGGGAGTGGTGTTGAATTTGGCTTTTACTTTGGCTTGGATATGGGCGTGGGCATGTAAAACGAATGAATATGGGGCGGGGGGTGTTGGTTTGGGGGTGTTCTGCCATCCCTCCATCCATCACATCCAGCTTCAGTGTGTACATTATGGGTGTGAGACGATGAGATGGTATGGGAAAATGGATTGAAAACAACACCGAAAAGAGTCGGATGTTTCTTCGGACGCTTCCTCGATTTCACCAGGCCATCACTCTTTCGTCAGTCAGGGATGCTTGGAACTTTTTCCACCAGGCAAATCCCCCTTCACACGACCACCGCCTCGCATATACGATCTGGAGCAGTCTTCTATCCGACAGTCTGGATAGAGTATGTAATGGCAATCTCTGGTTATCAGTCTAGCAAGTGATGAGGAGATTACGACTCAACTCGACTTGACTCGATTCTCATCCCACGCGGAGCTGACCTGTGAGGTCTGCGTTTGGTCAACAATGACAGAGGAGAATACAGCACGGAATCGAAGAGCAAAACAGACTGACTATTCAGAACCGCAACTATGATATATTATGTGGTAGGCCAAAGACATCATGAGCTGTCGCTGCACCGTCAACGTGTACGTATTGGAATGGAGGGTCGACACGAGTAGCCAAAAGAGAGACGGATGCCCCGAGAGGGAAAGGCGAgacaagctgaagagcagTATTAGGTCTCTGCCAAACTAAAAGGCCAGGCTGAGCTAACGGGGACGAGAAATCAGTAATGCCCGAAGAGAATGAAAAGAACGGGGACCTGGGGGGGCCTAAACCTGGACCTTGACAATAGACGATGACATGGGCCAGCGACCACTGACCAGGTACGCAAAAGAGAAAATATGTGAGCGATAGGAAACGCAGCAAGGTGGGGACAAGAGTGGCCAAGGACCCTTTGTGTCTGGTCTGTCTTTAAAGAGGGAAGAGGCAATCAGAAAGGTGGGAAGCTGTACCGGGTTACGCTACCTGGAGGCAGACATCCAGGAGCCGTGCTTCTGATGAGTTTCTCATCACCTTCTTCGTAGACATGAACCGGTGagtcaacaagctcatcttgGGTTGGTCTGACCAAGTTATCAGAGCTGGGACGACAATAATGTATGACGGACAGCAACAAGGGCTGTCAGCAGGAACAGGTACAGGTACAGGAACGCGGGAACTCATAATCCTGTGCGGGCCGTTTGGCGTCCATCGATCTGAAGATCGGCAGCTTTGAGAGAAATGGTGCGCCAGTGACGTCCCGTACGGTACGGGGATGTtagtggaggaggagggcggAATACAGAGAGTCAAGACATGAGAGAATAAGAAAAGACGCGATGATCTAAAGTGGGAGCAGGGGTCTGCCGGGGGAGCGCATTTGGGGCTGGGTGA of Fusarium oxysporum Fo47 chromosome I, complete sequence contains these proteins:
- a CDS encoding glycosyl hydrolase family 47-domain-containing protein, producing MSRRPRHWLFEPGGMMLLVWVQLLIWASLSWTAQAMRQDHLVRLRQQTVDMFYHGFGNYMKHAFPEDELRPLTCSPLTRDRENPAHIGLNDALGNYSLTLIDSLSTLAILAGGPEDASGTGSKALSDFQDGIADFVRYYGDGRPGVSGQGIRAIGFDLDSKVQVFETVIRGLGGLLSAHLFAIGELPINGYTVQPAWATQADDPLELAPITWPNGFKYDGQLLRLALDLGQRLLPAFYTDTGIPYPRVNLRHGIPFYTNSPLFRHMEGKPETASGEITETCSAGAGSLTLEFTVLSRLSGDVRFEQAAKRAFWAVWGRRSEIGLVGNGLDAEGGQWIGPHAGIGAGMDSFFEYALKSHILLSGHGMPNKSTTSRQSSTEWLDPNVLHPPLPTELQTSEAFLDAWHQAHASVKRYLYTDRSHYPYYSNNHRTTGQPYTMWIDSLGAFYPGLLAMAGEVDEAVEANLVYTALWTRYAALPERWSVRENTVDQGLGWWPGRPEFIESTYYIYRATQDPWYLHVGEMVLKDIERRCRAPCGWAGLQDVRTGELSDRMESFFLGETTKYMYLLFDPDHALNKVDAAFVFSTEGHPLIIPKRSRQKPTRRHSLSKRVVSKNDTIDESFTHSCPVPTVPGLSGSATAARPDLFSVALFVDLHNTPNVHGPLEAVEVFDRKKGHVTRYRAKTNHTMFPWTLPPTMLPHDGVCAAPVERVMTWIEFPPGDTASSLVSRFGTSLVWYSHNGPTVRNLDGMRLQLEQQKGGKVADRSWRITHAASRELGRHENVFFHAEHVRSYKDDAFTCIRRKDIVEIDLLLDTPEKSNASAPAPAQGVNVSSEILPSHAALPSESLLKSLLRAVSSVFEPAYTDLPETEMDGPGPTILRWTAYTSTGPGAFPLPPIIDTPMVGSPSYNSRKPVANFPWKTVFLGGEACGAPLPESSSRQHQIIVIRRGGCSFSEKLERIPSFPASPHTLQLVIVIDEGDDSGEGPDEIVRPLLTTAQVTPRGMGRLNGVPLVLMRGAKGDYERFGEAKGVGMRRKYVVESQGMLIENAIVL